In one window of Verrucomicrobiia bacterium DNA:
- a CDS encoding thioredoxin domain-containing protein yields MAHSHPNHLAKEKSPYLLQHAYNPVDWFPWGKEAFQKAKKENKPIFLSIGYSTCHWCHVMERESFENHDVANVLNEHFVSIKVDREERPDIDKIYMTAVQLLGQGGGWPLSVWLTPDLKPFFGGTYFPPTNRHGRIGFIELLNKLNTVWQQEHDNVFQSAQEISNHLQRYAASGETSVDPINNQPLKLTSEHFRFSYDACYGGFGSAPKFPRPVTLHFLARYAKHYQNEEAKTMVFHTLTMMAKGGIYDQMGGGFSRYSVDEKWLVPHFEKMLYDNAQLINSYLDAYQLTEDPQLKEFFAFVVHDTINYLSRDMSSPAGAFYSAEDADSEGREGAFYVWSPTQIREVLDEKEAELAIRFLGITQMGNFEDHSAPNKNIPSQNVLSQVISLNKEEAQLWPIIRKKLLLHREKRPRPHRDDKILTSWNGLLISALARAGAILQETKYIHAAIQTANFLQSQQYETQSRHLYHSYRDGVSDKKGMLDDYVFLAQGLIDLYEATFERKWLDWANELTETILQRFEDKKLGGFFMTDGQDDSLLIRIKEDYDGAEPSGNSVAALVLIKLGRMLQRDDFLQSAEKILRFFWSRLLKIPEAVPHFASALEAWLNPPHQLIFSGDLKSEIGEKMLREVRKQFLPNLFLLHAESAPKEFKLDKNQVTAYLCHDFQCELPIMDASTLKKKIAEL; encoded by the coding sequence ATGGCACACTCTCATCCCAATCATTTAGCCAAAGAAAAAAGCCCTTATCTTTTGCAACACGCTTACAATCCAGTGGATTGGTTTCCTTGGGGAAAAGAAGCTTTTCAAAAGGCAAAGAAAGAAAATAAACCGATTTTTTTGAGCATCGGTTACTCCACTTGCCATTGGTGTCATGTCATGGAGCGAGAATCGTTTGAAAATCATGATGTAGCAAATGTGCTTAATGAACATTTCGTTTCCATCAAAGTCGATCGTGAAGAGCGTCCCGATATCGACAAAATTTATATGACCGCGGTGCAACTGCTCGGTCAAGGCGGGGGTTGGCCGCTTTCCGTTTGGTTAACGCCTGATTTGAAACCTTTTTTTGGCGGCACTTATTTTCCTCCCACCAACCGCCATGGTCGCATTGGCTTCATTGAACTTCTCAACAAACTCAATACTGTTTGGCAACAAGAACACGATAACGTTTTTCAGTCAGCGCAAGAAATTTCCAATCATCTGCAACGTTATGCCGCTTCGGGCGAAACTTCAGTCGATCCCATCAATAATCAACCTCTCAAACTTACTTCGGAACATTTTCGATTTTCTTACGATGCGTGCTATGGGGGTTTCGGAAGCGCTCCCAAATTTCCGCGACCCGTTACACTTCATTTTTTAGCCCGTTATGCCAAACACTACCAAAATGAAGAAGCCAAAACGATGGTGTTTCACACTCTGACCATGATGGCCAAAGGCGGTATTTACGATCAAATGGGTGGTGGTTTTTCGCGTTATTCGGTCGATGAAAAATGGCTTGTGCCCCATTTTGAAAAAATGCTTTATGACAACGCTCAATTAATTAACAGTTATCTAGATGCTTATCAGTTAACGGAAGATCCTCAATTAAAAGAATTTTTTGCTTTTGTCGTGCACGACACGATTAATTATTTATCTCGCGATATGTCTTCACCTGCAGGAGCTTTTTATTCTGCCGAAGACGCCGATAGCGAGGGGCGTGAAGGCGCTTTTTATGTGTGGTCACCCACACAAATTCGTGAAGTATTGGATGAAAAAGAGGCAGAACTAGCGATTCGTTTTTTAGGCATAACCCAAATGGGAAATTTTGAAGATCATAGCGCTCCAAATAAAAATATCCCTTCGCAAAATGTGTTAAGCCAAGTGATCTCTCTCAACAAAGAGGAAGCTCAACTCTGGCCAATCATTCGAAAAAAACTTTTGCTGCACCGCGAAAAACGCCCTCGACCTCATCGCGATGATAAAATTTTAACTTCCTGGAATGGTTTGTTAATTAGTGCCTTGGCTCGCGCAGGCGCGATTTTACAAGAAACGAAATATATTCATGCCGCTATTCAAACAGCCAATTTTCTGCAATCGCAGCAATATGAAACACAATCGCGTCATCTCTACCACAGCTATCGCGATGGCGTTTCCGATAAAAAAGGCATGCTCGACGATTATGTTTTTCTCGCGCAAGGATTGATCGATTTGTATGAAGCTACTTTTGAAAGAAAATGGTTAGACTGGGCAAACGAACTCACTGAAACGATTCTTCAACGATTTGAGGACAAAAAATTAGGCGGTTTTTTTATGACCGATGGCCAAGACGATTCCTTATTGATTCGTATCAAAGAAGATTACGATGGGGCAGAACCCTCGGGCAATTCTGTTGCAGCATTGGTTTTAATTAAACTCGGAAGAATGTTGCAACGCGATGATTTTTTACAATCCGCAGAAAAAATATTGCGCTTTTTTTGGTCGCGCTTGTTAAAAATACCGGAAGCGGTTCCCCATTTTGCTTCGGCATTGGAAGCTTGGTTAAACCCACCCCACCAACTCATTTTTTCTGGAGATTTAAAAAGCGAAATAGGAGAAAAAATGCTGCGAGAAGTAAGAAAACAATTCTTGCCCAATCTTTTTTTACTCCATGCAGAATCGGCTCCTAAAGAATTTAAATTGGATAAAAATCAAGTAACCGCTTATTTATGTCATGATTTTCAATGTGAACTTCCCATTATGGATGCTTCCACATTGAAGAAAAAAATAGCGGAGTTATGA
- a CDS encoding DUF309 domain-containing protein: MKVTHKSPRIEKLIADCQGQSMPAHYLGYFKCFDVSLYYEAHDVLEELWLGSLGGDYFYFKGLIQVAGAFVHLQKDRLNPAASLFRSSRRYLLPFRPRYLNFEVGELLELCLPYQQLLENQKKNPLTELGVPKISHWLKC, from the coding sequence ATGAAAGTGACACATAAAAGCCCACGCATTGAAAAATTAATCGCAGACTGCCAAGGTCAATCGATGCCAGCCCATTATTTGGGTTATTTTAAATGTTTCGATGTTAGCCTTTATTATGAAGCGCACGATGTTTTGGAAGAGTTGTGGCTCGGTTCGCTCGGTGGCGATTATTTTTATTTTAAAGGCCTTATTCAAGTGGCGGGCGCTTTCGTGCACTTGCAAAAGGATCGTTTAAACCCAGCAGCCTCTCTGTTCCGATCGAGTCGCCGTTATCTTTTGCCTTTTCGTCCACGTTATTTAAATTTTGAAGTCGGTGAACTATTGGAATTATGTCTGCCTTATCAGCAGCTTTTGGAAAACCAAAAGAAAAATCCTCTTACGGAATTAGGTGTTCCCAAAATTTCGCATTGGCTAAAATGCTAA
- the nadB gene encoding L-aspartate oxidase — MSTRYQSFDYLILGSGIAGLSLALDLAQSGSVAIVTKKDRAESNTNYAQGGIACVTSSEDSFVLHVKDTLEAGAGLCKEAVVHAIVQEGPACIKKLIELGMAFAERNSLEASGKREFDLGKEGGHSKRRVLHAKDITGREIEKALLHAIENHTNIKIFENHLAINLITTKDLKLTGDNQCLGAYVFDRHTQEVITFQATATILATGGCGKVYLYTTNPDIATGDGVAMAYRCGAKIANMEFIQFHPTCLYHPKAKSFLISEAVRGEGGRLMLQNGESFMERYDPQKELAPRDIVARAIDAEMKRTGDDCVYLDISHKGKDFILDRFPNIYHTCLKYGIDITRQPIPVVPAAHYQCGGVMTELDGSTNISHLFAIGEVACTGLHGANRLASNSLLEALVVAHKAAQTLSKLIPFSEKIDIPAWESGNVSDPDERVVVSHNWDEIRRLMWDYVGIVRTNKRLQRAASRLKNLDREIQEFYWNFKLTSDLLELRNLALVAQLIVQCALKRKESRGLHYTLDYPQTKTAAKDTIVISETS, encoded by the coding sequence ATGTCAACCCGCTATCAATCTTTTGATTATCTTATTTTAGGAAGCGGTATTGCCGGATTGTCTTTAGCGCTAGATTTGGCGCAATCGGGGTCAGTAGCGATTGTTACAAAAAAAGATCGTGCAGAATCTAATACTAACTACGCCCAAGGCGGCATTGCTTGTGTAACGTCTTCCGAAGATTCCTTTGTTCTTCATGTGAAAGACACATTAGAAGCAGGCGCGGGGCTGTGCAAAGAGGCAGTGGTGCATGCCATTGTGCAAGAGGGACCGGCTTGCATAAAAAAACTGATTGAATTAGGAATGGCTTTTGCTGAGAGAAATTCGCTCGAAGCTTCAGGTAAACGGGAATTTGATCTTGGTAAAGAGGGTGGACATTCTAAAAGGCGCGTCCTTCATGCTAAGGATATCACGGGTCGTGAAATTGAAAAAGCACTTCTTCACGCGATTGAAAATCATACCAACATTAAAATTTTTGAAAATCATCTCGCCATTAATCTGATTACTACGAAAGATTTAAAACTAACTGGCGATAACCAGTGTTTAGGCGCTTACGTCTTTGATCGTCATACTCAAGAGGTTATCACCTTTCAAGCCACTGCCACGATTTTAGCCACAGGAGGTTGCGGAAAAGTTTATCTTTATACCACCAATCCCGATATTGCTACTGGCGATGGCGTCGCGATGGCTTATCGCTGCGGGGCAAAAATTGCTAACATGGAATTCATCCAATTTCATCCCACTTGTCTTTACCATCCTAAAGCGAAATCTTTTCTCATTAGCGAAGCCGTGCGAGGGGAGGGAGGTCGCCTCATGTTACAAAACGGCGAATCTTTCATGGAACGTTACGATCCCCAAAAAGAGTTGGCGCCTCGCGACATTGTAGCGCGAGCTATTGATGCTGAAATGAAACGCACGGGCGATGATTGCGTTTACTTGGATATCAGTCACAAAGGAAAAGATTTTATTCTCGATCGGTTTCCTAATATTTATCACACCTGTTTAAAATATGGCATCGATATCACTCGGCAACCTATTCCCGTGGTGCCTGCGGCTCATTACCAATGCGGTGGTGTCATGACCGAATTGGATGGTTCCACAAATATTTCCCATCTTTTTGCTATTGGTGAAGTGGCTTGCACCGGTTTGCATGGCGCCAACCGTTTAGCGAGTAACTCACTTCTCGAAGCTTTGGTCGTAGCCCATAAAGCGGCTCAGACTTTATCCAAATTGATCCCTTTTTCAGAAAAAATTGATATTCCAGCTTGGGAATCAGGAAACGTTTCTGATCCTGATGAACGGGTTGTGGTGAGCCATAACTGGGATGAAATTCGTCGACTTATGTGGGATTACGTTGGCATTGTTCGCACCAACAAACGTTTGCAACGCGCAGCTTCGCGACTCAAAAATTTAGATCGCGAAATCCAAGAATTTTATTGGAACTTTAAATTGACCAGCGATCTTTTGGAATTGCGAAATTTGGCGCTAGTTGCTCAACTTATTGTTCAATGCGCTTTAAAACGCAAAGAAAGTCGAGGATTGCATTACACGCTGGATTATCCCCAAACAAAAACCGCGGCAAAAGACACCATTGTTATTTCAGAAACGAGTTAA
- a CDS encoding UbiA family prenyltransferase, with protein sequence MLKKLLLSLKVSRPGLWFQTLWLYLLPTAQNPSYFENYNFWLGLVYVLFPLNFLVYGLNDLADWKIDQYNPRKNSYLFGAKIQPPDFKFLIWAMALTQIFFWILLLLRQENLWHVLIAILIVNVLYNLPKWGLRARPPFELFNQLGYLLVLPFSILLNQTALLPWPTILYLVLFCTHAHLMGEIMDVASDKCAGRKTSAVFLGIKTTKFTIIILVALESFWLWHFFKETVLSLFLLLGVVWLLLDVLVLYQDRNYTRKEFNLLGYGLNISGYASIVWVWLSGKLN encoded by the coding sequence ATGTTAAAAAAGCTGTTGTTAAGTTTGAAAGTGTCCAGGCCGGGACTTTGGTTTCAAACGCTATGGCTTTATCTTTTGCCAACCGCTCAAAATCCTTCTTATTTTGAAAATTATAACTTTTGGTTGGGGTTAGTTTACGTTCTCTTTCCTTTAAATTTCTTAGTTTATGGACTAAACGATTTGGCAGATTGGAAAATCGATCAATACAATCCACGAAAAAATAGTTATTTATTTGGAGCGAAAATTCAGCCTCCTGACTTTAAATTTTTAATTTGGGCAATGGCGCTTACTCAAATTTTTTTTTGGATTTTACTGTTATTAAGACAAGAAAATTTATGGCATGTATTAATTGCTATTTTAATCGTAAACGTTCTTTACAATTTACCAAAATGGGGTTTGCGAGCTCGTCCTCCTTTTGAACTCTTTAATCAGTTGGGTTATTTATTAGTGTTGCCTTTTTCTATACTACTCAATCAAACTGCTCTTTTGCCATGGCCAACCATTTTATATCTCGTGCTTTTTTGTACCCATGCCCATTTAATGGGCGAAATCATGGATGTTGCTTCTGACAAATGCGCCGGACGAAAAACATCGGCTGTTTTTTTGGGGATCAAAACAACTAAATTTACTATCATTATCTTGGTTGCTCTTGAAAGTTTTTGGCTCTGGCATTTTTTTAAAGAAACGGTGTTAAGTTTATTTTTATTACTAGGCGTCGTTTGGTTGCTGCTTGACGTTTTAGTTTTGTATCAAGACAGAAATTATACTCGAAAAGAATTCAATCTTTTAGGGTATGGATTAAATATTTCCGGCTACGCCAGCATTGTCTGGGTTTGGTTATCTGGAAAATTAAACTAA
- a CDS encoding glucose-6-phosphate isomerase, which produces MEKEKLWLRFQKYFLAYEEIGFSLDISRMNFEDSFFERMEPKIARAYEQMKELEVGAVANPDENREVGHYWLRNSSLAPDVTIKKNIEETKKAIEDFANRVHRGEIKSSAGLAFKNILLVGIGGSALGPQLMADALGSHRDALEIYFMDNTDPDGFDRIFHRLENRLKETLVIVISKSGGTKETRNGMLETQAFFEKKGVAFAPQAVVVTGEGSELDEVAKKEKWLARFPMWDWVGGRTSVMSAVGLLPAALQGFSIQEFLAGAAKMDAYTRVSETRKNAAMLLALMWYDAGKGCGEKDMVILPYFDRLMLFSKYLQQLVMESLGKEKDLEGKIVHQGIAVYGNKGSTDQHAYVQQLRDGLNNFFVTFIEVRKKRSASSPEMEPGVVSGDYLNGFLRGTRQALYERGRESITISIPELNAFYLGALIALFERAVGFYALLVNINAYHQPGVEAGKKAASDLLKLQQRVFAELKGGQKLSAAALSDKLQVEPEAVYHLLVHLVANYSIIQATHLLEPDKASFYFVEKAL; this is translated from the coding sequence ATGGAAAAAGAAAAGCTTTGGTTACGTTTTCAAAAATATTTTCTTGCTTATGAGGAGATCGGATTTTCGTTGGATATTAGTCGGATGAATTTTGAAGATTCGTTTTTTGAACGAATGGAACCGAAGATTGCCCGAGCTTATGAGCAGATGAAAGAGCTGGAGGTAGGCGCGGTAGCAAATCCTGATGAAAATCGTGAGGTGGGACATTATTGGTTAAGGAATTCTAGTTTAGCGCCCGATGTAACGATTAAAAAGAATATTGAAGAAACAAAAAAGGCGATTGAAGATTTTGCGAATAGAGTTCATCGAGGTGAAATTAAAAGTTCTGCGGGGCTAGCATTTAAAAACATTTTGCTCGTTGGCATTGGCGGTTCCGCTTTGGGGCCTCAGTTGATGGCGGACGCTTTGGGATCGCATCGGGACGCGCTTGAGATTTATTTTATGGATAACACCGATCCCGATGGATTTGATCGTATTTTTCATCGCTTGGAAAATCGTTTGAAAGAAACGTTGGTGATTGTGATTTCTAAATCGGGTGGCACGAAGGAGACGCGTAACGGAATGTTGGAAACACAGGCTTTTTTTGAGAAAAAAGGTGTGGCGTTTGCTCCTCAAGCGGTTGTGGTGACGGGTGAGGGAAGTGAATTGGATGAGGTGGCAAAAAAGGAAAAATGGTTGGCGCGTTTTCCGATGTGGGATTGGGTGGGGGGGCGAACCTCGGTGATGAGTGCGGTCGGGTTGTTGCCTGCTGCGTTACAGGGTTTTTCGATTCAGGAATTTTTGGCTGGCGCTGCTAAGATGGATGCTTACACGCGAGTTTCTGAGACGAGAAAAAATGCGGCGATGCTGTTGGCGCTGATGTGGTATGATGCGGGCAAAGGTTGTGGCGAAAAGGATATGGTGATTTTGCCTTATTTTGATCGGTTGATGCTTTTTAGTAAATATCTACAACAGTTGGTTATGGAATCTTTGGGTAAGGAAAAGGATTTAGAGGGTAAAATTGTACATCAAGGAATTGCTGTTTATGGCAATAAGGGCTCTACGGATCAACATGCTTACGTGCAGCAGTTGCGAGATGGATTGAATAATTTTTTTGTAACGTTTATTGAAGTCAGAAAAAAGCGTTCTGCGTCATCTCCAGAAATGGAGCCTGGGGTAGTTAGTGGCGATTATCTAAACGGGTTTTTGCGTGGCACGCGGCAAGCGCTTTATGAGAGGGGTCGCGAATCAATAACGATTAGTATTCCTGAACTTAATGCTTTTTATTTGGGCGCTTTGATTGCGTTATTTGAAAGGGCAGTTGGGTTTTATGCCTTGTTGGTGAATATTAATGCTTATCATCAACCCGGGGTCGAAGCTGGAAAAAAGGCGGCTTCTGATTTATTAAAGTTGCAGCAAAGAGTTTTTGCAGAATTGAAAGGTGGACAGAAATTAAGTGCCGCTGCTCTTTCGGACAAGTTGCAGGTGGAGCCTGAGGCTGTTTATCATCTTCTGGTGCACTTGGTTGCAAATTATTCAATAATACAGGCCACTCATTTGTTAGAGCCGGATAAAGCCAGTTTTTATTTTGTTGAGAAAGCGCTTTGA
- a CDS encoding alpha/beta hydrolase family protein → MSWRRKWNRGVSYVVDEVTIYLVNRFQHRHYEQASSAEEVKAYLENWIGKSHDAFYCPVEVDLFLNLKKGVEQRFSFLTPLPCEFEANHRVVADFFCGGEDWHRPVMFLWHGLMSASDRGYRKWARRMAQHGWHVIFFHLPYHYQRKPRGYFNGELAVGPNGIRTVQTIRQAVTEARSLALWLRKQGVTKIGCWGMSYGGWVAGLMAAVEPMVHCALLLEPITDFEHAIWESPVSAALRHHMGQRGVTREMARVLDYLVSPRFMKPLCSPENLILLAAEWDRITPAAHIEALAKVWDCPNYICCPQGHVGYQLMPEAFRQWQMRFA, encoded by the coding sequence ATGAGCTGGCGTCGCAAATGGAATCGTGGGGTGTCTTATGTTGTGGATGAGGTGACGATTTATTTGGTGAATCGCTTTCAGCATCGTCATTATGAGCAAGCGAGTTCTGCAGAAGAAGTAAAAGCTTATTTGGAAAATTGGATCGGGAAAAGTCATGACGCTTTTTATTGTCCTGTAGAAGTTGATTTGTTTTTGAATCTTAAAAAAGGTGTCGAACAACGTTTTTCATTTTTAACGCCGTTACCTTGTGAGTTTGAAGCGAATCATCGGGTTGTGGCTGATTTTTTTTGTGGAGGCGAGGATTGGCATAGGCCGGTGATGTTTCTTTGGCATGGGTTGATGTCGGCGAGTGATCGCGGTTATCGCAAGTGGGCACGACGTATGGCACAGCATGGATGGCATGTGATTTTTTTTCATTTACCTTATCATTATCAGCGCAAGCCGCGGGGTTATTTTAATGGCGAGTTGGCTGTAGGGCCTAATGGCATTCGCACGGTGCAGACCATTCGGCAGGCGGTGACGGAGGCGCGCTCTTTAGCGCTTTGGCTTAGGAAACAGGGTGTCACAAAAATTGGATGTTGGGGTATGAGTTATGGTGGATGGGTGGCGGGATTGATGGCGGCGGTGGAGCCGATGGTTCATTGTGCTTTATTATTGGAGCCGATTACGGATTTTGAGCATGCGATTTGGGAATCGCCTGTTTCTGCAGCGTTGCGACATCATATGGGGCAACGTGGTGTGACCCGGGAAATGGCAAGGGTGTTGGATTATTTGGTTTCGCCGCGATTTATGAAGCCATTATGTTCTCCAGAAAATTTGATTTTGTTGGCTGCGGAATGGGATCGTATTACGCCAGCGGCGCATATTGAGGCTTTGGCTAAAGTTTGGGATTGTCCGAATTATATTTGTTGTCCGCAAGGGCATGTGGGATATCAATTGATGCCGGAGGCGTTTCGTCAGTGGCAAATGCGTTTTGCTTAA
- the crtI gene encoding phytoene desaturase encodes MHVTVIGAGLGGLATAIRLAHRGYSVEVVEKNGHYGGKVCEKIITTSQGNFRWDGGPSLLTLPHVFKELFQYCDRALEDHLNLIPTQPICRYFWSDGTRIDEDETFWKQPEVAAYLNYAQGIYELSGETYLNHAPNEWWRALHPKRWHALRHFPKIATFKNLAQLHEKFFSDHHLQQLFNRFATYNGSSPYHTPATFAIIPYVEATFGGWHPKGGMARIAEALYQLARQLGVTFHFNQEIKSISKIKSDIIVHNGDIIHTHSHDPFFSHSQKQPLQSKPLACSGFIVWLAVKKTFPQLAHHNIFFSDDYRNEFHAITQEKQLPQEPTIYLSITSKTDSQDAPPGCENWFLLVNSPAYDRLPTSGYETVILQRLKKFGLELKTEDILHQESFTVHDFIQRDNAWQGSLYGWASHSIRTALFRPYLRHPKQKNLFFVGGTVHPGGGMPLALLSGKMVANKILKAYPILK; translated from the coding sequence ATGCACGTTACTGTGATAGGCGCTGGATTAGGAGGCTTAGCAACCGCCATCCGTCTAGCTCATCGCGGCTACAGTGTCGAAGTTGTTGAAAAAAACGGGCATTACGGTGGCAAAGTTTGCGAAAAAATAATTACCACCTCTCAAGGCAATTTTCGATGGGATGGCGGTCCTTCCCTTCTCACCTTGCCACACGTTTTCAAAGAACTTTTCCAATACTGCGATCGAGCCTTGGAAGATCATCTTAATTTAATCCCCACACAACCCATTTGCCGCTATTTTTGGAGCGATGGCACACGGATTGATGAAGATGAAACTTTTTGGAAACAACCTGAAGTCGCTGCTTACTTAAATTATGCTCAAGGCATTTATGAACTATCTGGCGAAACCTATCTGAATCATGCTCCCAACGAATGGTGGCGCGCTCTACATCCAAAACGCTGGCACGCTCTGAGACATTTTCCTAAAATCGCCACATTTAAAAATTTAGCGCAATTACACGAAAAGTTCTTTTCCGATCATCATCTGCAACAACTCTTCAATCGCTTTGCTACTTATAATGGTTCTTCGCCTTATCATACTCCCGCTACGTTTGCCATTATTCCCTACGTCGAAGCTACCTTTGGCGGTTGGCATCCCAAAGGCGGCATGGCGCGCATCGCTGAAGCGCTTTATCAATTAGCTCGTCAATTAGGCGTCACCTTTCACTTCAATCAAGAAATCAAATCCATTTCAAAAATAAAAAGCGATATCATCGTTCATAACGGCGACATCATTCACACTCACTCTCACGATCCATTTTTTTCTCATTCTCAAAAACAACCCTTACAAAGCAAACCTCTTGCTTGTTCCGGCTTCATCGTTTGGCTCGCAGTTAAAAAAACTTTTCCTCAATTAGCACATCACAATATTTTTTTTAGTGATGATTACCGCAATGAATTCCATGCCATCACCCAAGAAAAACAACTTCCTCAAGAACCTACTATTTACCTTTCCATCACCTCCAAAACCGATTCGCAAGACGCCCCTCCAGGATGCGAAAATTGGTTTTTACTCGTTAACTCACCGGCTTACGATCGCTTGCCCACTAGCGGCTACGAAACCGTGATTCTACAGCGCCTCAAAAAATTTGGTCTCGAATTGAAAACCGAAGATATCCTCCATCAAGAAAGTTTTACCGTTCACGATTTCATCCAACGCGATAACGCCTGGCAAGGTTCTCTTTATGGCTGGGCTAGCCACTCCATTCGCACTGCACTGTTTCGACCTTATCTTCGCCATCCCAAACAAAAAAATCTCTTCTTCGTCGGCGGCACCGTCCATCCCGGCGGCGGCATGCCCCTTGCTTTACTTAGCGGGAAAATGGTAGCCAATAAAATTTTGAAGGCTTATCCTATTTTAAAATAG